Proteins from a genomic interval of Calypte anna isolate BGI_N300 chromosome 19, bCalAnn1_v1.p, whole genome shotgun sequence:
- the LYRM9 gene encoding LYR motif-containing protein 9: MAPLPNAELVKSSVQLYRYLLRCCKQLPEESIRQHYRHAVRQSFRVHADEDDPERIQQIIKRAIEDADWVMNKYKKQK, encoded by the exons ATGGCCCCACTGCCCAATGCTGAGTTGGTGAAGAGCTCTGTGCAGCTGTACCGGTACCTGCTGCGGTGCTGTAAGCAGCTGCCTGAGGAGAGCATCCGTCAGCACTACAGACATGCAGTCAGACAG AGTTTCAGAGTTCATGCCGATGAAGACGATCCTGAACGAATACAGCAGATTATTAAGAGAGCCATTGAAGATGCTGACTGGGTCATGAATAAA tatAAAAAACAGAAGTAG